TTTTAACGTATCTTCAGAGGAGAGTGGTAAAATGTTGTGGTTTGAAGAAGAGATCTATTCTAACAGCCTGGATGACTTCTTTGCGAAACGCCCTGTAGAGTATACTAAATTTGATAAGAGTATCTCAGCACACGATTTGTTTTAACTTTTTGACGCTATAATTGATAATGATGACTTTATTTGAAACAGCCTCCCCCGAAACTGCTGTAACCAATGAGCAGGATAGCAACCGTCTGTGGTGGAAAAATGAAGAGAGTGAACAGATCCTGAACAGAGGCTACTTACTGAAAGGTGAAACCGTAGAAGGTGCCATCGAAAGAATTTGTTCAGCTGCAGCACAACGCCTGTACAAACCAGAGCTGAAAGATGTATTCAAAGAAATGATCGAAAGGGGTTGGATGAGCTTAAGCTCCCCGATCTGGGCTAATATGGGAACAGAAAGAGGCCTGCCTATTTCCTGTTTCAACGTACACATTCCTGACAATATTGAAGGTATCACCCACAAACTGGGTGAAGTGATCATGCAGACCAAACTGGGTGGCGGTACTTCTGCTTACTTCGGTTCCCTGCGTGAGCGTGGTAGTGCGGTCACTGACAATGGTAAATCCAGTGGTGCTGTAAGCTTTATGCGCCTGTTTGACACTGCGATGGATACCATCAGCCAGGGTGGTGTAAGACGGGGTGCATTTGCTGCCTATATGGACATCGATCATGGTGACATCGAAGAATTCCTCTCTATCAAAGATATCGGACATCCCATCCAGAACCTGTTCAATGGTGTTTGTGTGCCTGACTACTGGATGAAAGACATGATCGATGGCGATATGGAGAAAAGGCAGATCTGGGCGAAAGTCCTGGAAAGCCGTCAGCAGAAAGGTCTGCCATACATTTTCTTCACGGACAATGTAAACAGGAACAAACCTCAGGTGTACAAAGACCAGAACCTGACCATCCACGCGAGCAACCTGTGTTCCGAAATCATGCTGCCTTCTACAGAAGATGAATCCTTCATCTGTTGTCTGTCTTCCATGAACCTGGAACTGTACGACGAATGGAAAGATACCAACGCTGTGAAACTGGCGGTATTCTTCCTCGATGCAGTATTGCAGGAGTTCATCGTAAAGACCGAAGGTAACCACTTCCTGGAGCCTGCTAACCGTTTTGCAAAAAGACACCGTGCACTGGGTCTTGGCGTATTGGGTTGGCACTCTTACCTGCAGAAGAACATGATTCCATTCGAAGGTTTACGTGCTAAACAACTGACATCTTCTATCTTCAAAGATATCCAGACCAAAGCAGAGAAAGCAAGTAAAGAACTGGCATGGATCTATGGTGAACCAGAATTGCTGAAAGGTTATGGCAAGAGAAATACCACACTGCTGGCGATTGCTCCAACCACTTCTTCCAGCGCCATCCTGGGTCAGACATCTCCTGGCATCGAGCCATTCAGCAGCAACTATTTCAAAGCAGGTCTGTCAAAAGGTAACTTCATGCGTAAAAATAAATACCTGAAAGCTTTACTGGCCGAAAGAGGTATTGACAATGAAGAAACATGGCGTAGTATCATGATGAACCATGGTAGCGTACAGCACCTGGAACAACTGACCGCTGAAGAAAAAGAAGTTTTCAAAACATTCAAGGAAATCAGTCAGCTGGAAATTATTCAGCAGGCATCTATCCGTCAGCAATATGTGGATCAGTCTCAAAGTCTGAACCTGAATATACCTTCCAATCTGCCTGTAAAAGAGGTGAACAGGTTACTGATACAAGCGTGGGAACTGGGTGTGAAAACACTCTATTATCAACGCAGCCAGAGCGTTTCCAAAGAGTTGGTAACGAACCTGGTGACTTGTAAGAGTTGTGAAGGATAATGAAATTGAAAAGGGCCGCAGCGATGCGGCCCTTTTTTTTGAATATGAATTTCATGACACAGTGAAACATTGGTAAAAGTTTACGAAGGCCGCAGGTATAGAAAGGCTGATAAGATCCAGTGGGTTAACATTTACATGCAATTGCGTATTACGAAAATTATGTGTAATAATGATCCTGATCATTGTCAATCGTTGCGTGTAACTTAATTGTAACTTGCTACCAGGATGGAACATAGACAGCTTAAATATTTTCTGAAAGCACAGGAGCTTCTTAGCTTTACTGAAGCAGCACAACAGCTGCACATCAGTCAGAGCACCCTGTCGCAACAGATCAAACAACTGGAAATGGAACTGAATACCCCGCTCTTCAACCGTATCGGCAGACAGATCACGTTGACGGAAGCGGGCACCCTGTTTACAGATTACGCCAAGCAGGCAGTGAAAAAAGCGGAAGACGGGCTGCAAATGATCAGGGACCTGAATAACCTGCAGGTCGGTACGGTCACGGTAGGTGTGGCGTATAGTCTGAAGAACTTTTTCACAAAAGCACTCATACAGTTTGCCGCTACCTTCCCTCAGATCAACCTGAAGGTAGTATACGACTCTTCACTGGGATTGTTCGACCGGTTAGACCAGTTCGAACTGGATTTCAGCCTCGCCTTTCACGAAGGGATAGATGTACCCCATTTTGCTTACCAGGAGTTGTTTAGCAGCCCTATGGTCGTGGTGGCCAACAAACAATCAAAGATTGCGAAAAAGAAGATCCTTTCCCTGCAGGAGATCTGCCAGCTACCCCTGGTCATAGCGACAAGGGGATACAGCAGTAGTCATATTATCAGTAAGACTTTTACCAGGTATGGTCTGGACCCGAAATTTTCCATTGAAGTCAATGATATTCCCACTGTATTAGACCTCGTCAAAACAGGTAAGTGGTACAGCATCGTCGTACAAACGAGTGTGATAGACGAGGACCTGGTGACGATCCCGATTGATGAAAAAACACTGGTGCGCAATACAAATATTATCTCACTGAAGGAAGCCTATGAAACCAGGGCTATAAAAGAATTCAAAAAAATCCTGATCGGTCTTAAGCATGAGGATTAGTTAATACTTTCTCATATGCTTTGCGGGCTGAACCCCTGAAAAATACTTCGCCGCAATATACATATCCGCTTTTTTCGAAAGCGCCCATCATCTTTGGGTTGTCGAAGTTCGTATCTGCCCTTACGCTGGTAATGCCCTGCTGCAAGGCCCATTCATCTATGTATTTGAGCATGATTTTGGACAGCCCTTTTCCCAGGTGTTTTTCAGAGATTGCTACACGATGGTATACCACGAAATCGCCATCAGTGAGCCATTTGCCTTCTATGGCAGCATAAGCCGGTTCGTCGTTGACAAGAATGGCTACATAGCCAAGAATTTCATCGCCTTCAGTCAACACATAGCCATGCCCCTTTTCGATGTCTTCTTTTACTACAGCCGGATTCGGATAGCCATCCTGCCATTGCCTGCTGCCATCTTCTTTTCTTCGTTGAATGGCCTGCGCCAGGATGTCCCAGATGGCCGATTGTTCTTCCAGGCTAGCTTTTCTGAAGTTGTAGTTCATATGATCTTATATTCCAGATTAATACGAGATTGATTAATAATAGTGCACACAGTGAACACAGGTAAATAGTAGTGCCGAATTGCTGGATCATAAACCCACCTATAAAAGGCGCTGCCGCCTGCGCGATGAGCGGCATACGGGCCAGCCGGCCTATAACCAGCGGGTAATGTTCAGGACCAAAAATAGCTAAAGGTAAAGTGCCCCTCAGCACAGATCGCATGCCGTTTCCAACCCCAAAGATAATTATTCCTATTGTAGCAAGGCTGGGGTGAAAGAAGAGGAGGCCGATACCGAGTAGCATAGCGAAGGTAGAAATGAACGCCATTTCGACGGCGCTACGGTTGGCGATCATGAGTTCCAGGGTACGGGCAGCGGATTGACTGGGACCGAGAAAGGCCACGATCATCAATATAGCAGACATCTCAATTTTTTTGGCGCTAAGTATGTCGATAAGGTGTATCACTACACCGGTGGTAATAATAGCGCCGATGGTAAAGTTGGCAAGAAGGAGGTAAAAGATCCTTGAACGGAAAGAAACACTGTGCCGTTGGGTGATCGTTTCCTTTATGATGGTGGGCCGGAATATGTATTTATGAATAGGATAGATCCCCAACATTAAGATCCCTGCAAGTGTGAAACAGGTATGCCGCCAGCCCAATTCATGGAGTAAAAACGAAGTAAAGGGCCATGATATAGAAGGCGCCAGACTGGCTATCAGTGTAACCCATACAATCACCTTTTTCGCCTTGCTGCCATATAGCTTTCCCAGCGAAGCAAAGAGGGCATCGTACAGCCCCATGCCCATGCCTACACCAATCACGATCCAACCCAGTACAAACAGCAAATAGCTTTGAGCATAACCAATTATAATAAGCCCTATGCCCATTATAATCCCCGTATAATGCAGGATGAAGTTCTGATCGTATTGCTGGATCATCTTCCCGATAGCCGGCAATAGCAAGCCCGAAATCAACAGCGATAAAGATAAACACCCGTATACCTGCTGGTACGACCAGCCCGTTTCCTGCATTATCGGTCCGGATAATACGGATAAAAGAAAGTAAGACCCGCCCCACAAAAGGATCTGTGACAAGCCTGATAGTAACAATACGGTATAGGATGGCTTTGAATTTTCGATAAGCTGTTCCATAAACGGCTACAAAGGTCTGAAGTTTCCTGGATCGGCAAAACGGTATTTTTCAATCCAAACCATCGAATATGCCGATTTGAAAATGGGGATGCAACATAAGTAACAGGAGGGCCATGCGTATTGCATGTACGAAAAGGTCCCCAAATAAAAAGGGGCCGCCCCCATGTATGGAGGCGCCCCATTATAGATACTATTTAACACTCAGAATATCCTTCACTCGTCCATTCTTCGGATCCAGCTCCATTACTTTTTTATAATTGATCTCAGCATTCACTTTATCACCTATCTGCGTATACGCATTGCCTAAATATTCATATGCAATGGCCGAAGTTGGAAATAGCTTTACATTCAGTTTAAACAACGCAATTCCAAACCCCGTTTGCTTGCTCTGCATAAAAATATCCCCATTGGCATTTAAAAAATCAGCATCAAATTTTCTGCCCTCCTGTTCACAAAGTGAACGCACATTTTGCTCTACATAAGGCATTCCATTCCCCGTGATCCATTTGTACAGCGTCAGCTGCGTAGGCGGTGTAAATGGTTGATACGTTCCGTCCTTCATCACTGAAATCACCCGTGGCGCCAACCTATCAGCTGACTCGCCCATATTACACAGTATCACATAACTATACCCATCTTCTGTGTACCCGATCGCCGATGTCCATGTAGGCAACCTGCCTGTCATATGCATCGTGAGGGGATAACTATAATGGGAGGGAAGCAACTGTTTCCGCTTAGCCTCTACAAATTTCAGCATATCATCCAGCGTGGCATACACGCCCTCATCCGGATGCCCGTTTTCAATATCGTCCACATTGGTTTTGGTCCCATCAGGATGCACGATCTGGCCATACGCACGATTAGTGGCCGCCAGTTTCTCGGCCCTGGTATAAGCGATCGAAGTCATGCCCAGTGGCGCCCCGATGCGTGTACGCACCGCATCGCCATAAGACTGTCCGGTTATTTTTTCTATCACCGCCCCCAGCACCACATAAGCGGAATTGGAATAAGCCTCGCCCGTACCCGGATTAAATAATAACGGTTGCCAGGAAATGATCTGCAACAGGTCGTTGAGCTTAAAATCCGTCTTCCTGATCTTCGCATAATCCGGACTATGCTCATAATCACCTAATCCGGATCGCATGGTCAGCAATTGAGCGACTGTGATCGCCTTGCCCGTCTCAGGCGGAAAAATGTTTACGAAATGGTCTACAGATGCCAGTTCATCCAGTTTTCCCTCGCTGATCAGTTGCCGGATAATTTCTTCAGTAAATTGCTTGGTAAGATAATTTGTATTGTACAGGGTATTGGCAGTCAATGGTCTTTTGGTAGAGTTCTCAGAAAAGCCGTTTTGCTTGCCGTAAAAAACAGCCCCATCTTTCAGAATCACCGCCTGTCCTGAGAACATGCCCGACTCTATCGCCTGCCGGAATAATTGTGTGAAGGGTTGTGCATAGGTTGGAATAGTCAGTATCATAGCCACCCCCAATGAAAATATGGCTTTTTTCATAGGTTTTTTGGGGGTAAATGTACGTTATATTCAATATTCCAGTATTTCTTTGATACAGGCAATGGCCTGTTCGCAATCCTGGCGGGTAATAGCGTCTAATAATTCTACATGCAGATCCTGTGTCAAGGTCATGATAGAAGTATCTCTCATGGTGTCTAGCAGGTATCTTTTTACATGTTTGGCTGTCGCCTTGTACAGGTCTTCCAGCACGGGGTTGCAGGTGGCATGGGCCATACAGCTATGAAAAGCCAGGTCTTCATCAATACTCTGCTCTATCTGCCCGGTTTTGCCAAAGTGATCCCTGCGCTGCAGCACTTCCGCCATGTTGCGGATATCCGCTTCCGTACGGTTCATAGCCGCTTTCTCCGCCATCTTGATTTCCAGCCAGGCGCGTACTTCATCTATGTGTTTAGTATCTGCCTTGCTCAGGCGAACATCGATGGGCTCGCGGGAGCTCACCATCTCATTTACAAATGAACCGACACCATGGCGTACATCGAGTATGCCAATGTTAGCAAGCAACTTTATAGCTTCCCTGATTGTCGACCGACCCACCCCAAAAGAAGCCATCATATCCGTTTCGTTCGGCAGCTTTTCGCCTACCTGATATGTACCATTGACTATCAGGTCGTTGATGCGATCCGCAACTTCTTCCGCAAGTGTTTTCCTATGTATTTTAGTCATGTCAGCTATTGAATCGTTTCTATTTTTACCACATGTCCATTATCCAGTAAAATCCTTTTTTCCAGGCAGGATGGAAGGGCCGATTCGTAATGGCCTACATAAATTAATGTTGTCCCGTTTGCGCACAATCTGTCGACAAACTTATTGAAGTATTGTGTCTGGTCATTGTCCAGTCCCTGACACGGTTCATCCAGAATTAACAATTCAGGATTCTTGATGATCGCTCTCGCCAGCAGTGCCAGGCGTTGTTTGCCCAATGGCAGGGTGTTGAGCAGTTCATGCTGTACATCCTTCAGGTTCAGGAACGCAATCAGTTCTCTTACCTTCACAGTCTGCGAGTAAGGAAGCTGTTTGAACAACCCGATAGAATCATAAAAACCGGATGCTATACTGGTGAATACTGTTGCACCGGGATCAAAATACCAGTGCAGTTCCGGACTGATTAAACCGATCTTTTCCTTGATGTCCCAGATACTTTCACCACTTCCACGTTGTTTACCAAAGAGGTAGAGGCCATCTACATATGACTGTGGATGATCTGCACAGACCAGGCTGAGTAAAGTTGATTTACCGGAACCATTGTGTCCCTGCAATAACCACTTTTCACCGGCGTTCACTTCCCAGTTAATATTATTCAGTACCTGCTTTTCACCATAGTGAATATTCATATCGACCATCTTCACTACCTGTGCTGCATGATATACTGGCTTTTCCGTGAGGAATTCAGGCAGTGGTTCCAGTTCGTGCAATATCTCGCTGGAATGCTCATTGGTAGAAGAGGATACCAGTTTACCATCAATGATCTGCGCATACTGATGCACATTATTGGGTACGCCGGAGTCGTTGGTGATCAGAATGTATTGAGATCCCACCTGGGCAAATTCTTCCAGGAGGGTGTTTAAATTCTTTCTTGAAGCTACATCCAGACCGGCGTAAGGCTGGTCCAGGATTAGCAGTTGTGGCTTGAGCCAGAGGGCCTTGATCAATTGCAGCTTTTTGTGCTCCCCGCTGGAGAGTTCTATCAGCTGAGAGTCCAGCAGTCCTCTATATCCGAGTGCATCTATAATCGTATCGGCATCGGCTAAATCGAGGTTCTTTTCTTTTCCAAAGACTTTAAAATCTCCAAGTACGGTAAGGGTTTCTCTCGCCTGTTTACGATTATAGCGCTGTTGGTAGTAAAAATTCGCGTCGCCTTCTAAGTTCTTAAAGTGGTACCAGTTGGAAACGTAGAGTACCTGCTGAGGAAGTGGGCTGTTTTTATCAAAGTTATATTCGATGTTGCCGTCGATACCTTTAGGTGTTTCTATCAGTTGGGCGAGGGTGGTTTTTCCGCTCCCGCTTATTCCGTTCAGCACCCAGTTTTGTCCACGAACTATATTCCAGTTTAAATTATCTAATACGATCTTGTCTTTAAACCTTACATTCAGATTTAAAACTTTAACAACGGACTCTGACATCATATTCCAATTTCTGAGAAGAAGAGGCAGGATGTATCATCTATAAATGAAACTCCCGGGAATCGCATACATGGATTCGAATGTAAAGAGCGTGTATCAAAAGTAAGATACACGCTCTTTAATATATTTTAGGCAGTCTTAATAGACTTCATAGCTGTCATCGCTTTACGCAGTTTTCTTCCTACTACTTCCACCGGATGGTCGCGCAGGATTGCGTTGACGTGTACCAGTTCAGCGTTATCAACGGAACCGGTTTTACCTTCGTTGAAGTTTTTACCCACCAGGTCAGTATCAACAGTCTTCATGAAACCAGCCAGCAATGGTTTACAAGCCTGATCAAACAGGTAGCAGCCATATTCAGCAGTGTCAGAAATCACACGGTTCATTTCGAACAGTTTCTTACGTGCAATAGTATTTGCAATCAGTGGTGTTTCGTGCAGAGACTCGTAGTATGCAGATTCAGCTTTGATACCAGCTTCTACCATTGTTTCGAAAGCCAGTTCCACACCTGCTCTGATGAATGCTACCATCAGGGTGTAGTTGTCAAAGTATTCCTGTTCGCCGATCTTCATGTCGCCGGCAGGTGTCTTTTCGAAAGCGGTTTCACCGGTTTCAGCTCTCCATTTCAGCAGGTTCGCATCACCATTCGCCCAGTCTTTCATCATTGTGCTGCTGAATTCACCGCTCATGATGTCATCCTGGTGTTTCTGGAACAGCGGACGCATGATGGTCTTCAGTTCTTCAGAAATTTTGAAAGCAGCTATTTTCGCAGGGTTGCTCAAACGGTCCATCATACCACTTACACCACCGTGTTTCAGGGCTTCAGTCACTACTTCTACACCGTATTGAACTAATTTGGAAGCGTAACCAGGATCGATACCTTTCTCCAGCATTTTGTCGAAAGACAGGATAGAACCGGTTTGCAGCAGACCACACAGGATGGTTTGCTCACCCATCAGGTCAGACTTTACTTCAGCTACAAAGCTGGAACGCAGTACACCAGCTCTGTGGCCACCTGTACCTACGCAATAAGCTTTCGCCTGCTCCAGGCCTTTACCTTCAGGATCGTTCTCCGGGTGAACAGCGATCAGGGTAGGTACACCAAAGCCTCTCAGGTACTCTGCTCTTACTTCAGAACCCGGGCATTTAGGTGCCACCATTATAACAGTGATGTCTTTACGGATTTGCATACCTTCTTCTACAATGTTGAACCCGTGAGAGTACAGCAGGGTAGAATTCTTTTTCATCAAAGGCATTATCTTAGTTACCACAGCAGTGTGTTGCTTGTCGGGAGTGAGGTTCACTACCACATCTGCACCTGGAATCAGTTCTTCGAATGTGCCAACCTTGAAGTTGTTGTCAGTTGCATTTTTCCAGGAATCTCTCTTGTTGTCGATTGCTTCCTGACGCAGTGCGTAGGAAATGTCCAGACCACTATCTCTGAGGTTCAGACCCTGATTTAAACCCTGAGCACCTGCTCCAACGATAACTACCTTCTTACCCTTGAGGGCAGCTACGCCGTCAGCAAATTCAGCGATGTCCATGAACTCGCATACACCTAATTGGTTCAGTTGCTCCCTGAGGGGTAAAGAATTAAAATAATTTGCCATTGCTTCTTAAAGTATTAATTAAAGTCTAAATGTTAAGTCCGATGTCGTGTCATCTGATGACAAAGTTATCAGGATTTTTATTATTGTCAATACCCATTTTATATTTCGGGAATTATTTCAAAGAGACCCGGAATTTTTTAGATATTATTTAATCAGGCTACCTTTTCTGCCTGATTTTCGAATGAGGACGGTACCACGAACCCGATTTGCCACCATCCAGTAAGGCGTAACCAGTTTTCCCGGCCTTTCTGATGTTTTAAATAGTTCCTGTTTCTCATATAGTGGGGGAATAAAAAGGCGGGTAAAAACAACAGTGAACGGGTGAGGGGAGCAAATTTAACGATTGATAACCAACTTTAACAATTTTTTGTCTACGAAAAAGGGGGTTTCATCTCTGAATTTCAGGATTTCTGACAGGGGGTATAGGTTGAATATTTCCTTCGTTATAATTTCCCCCTATGAAAAATACCTTTCATGCAATACTGATAGTTGTCATCATACTCCTGACCATATTCGTACCATATCCGCCTAAGCATTTCCTGACCATCACTGCGCGGGAATTGTACTATTCCGTGATGCTGGACAATGTGATGGCGGCAGGCGGCTATTTCCTGAATTTTTATGTCTTTATTCCCTTTTTGTATTACGGGAAAAGGGCATTTTATTTCCTGGTATTGATCGCCTATGCAGTATGCGTGATTTATGTTCCGGCAATACTCAACTACCTTTTTTCAGGGGTTCGCTTTTTAGATCAGCTTCACTTTCCGGTACCTCAGTTAGTCTTGCTGGCAGCAGCTTTCATGTTATCGTACATCGCCCGCAAACGTTATGAATGGAAACAGTTGTCAGAAGAAAAGACGGCCTTTGAATTGTCCGCCCTGAAACAACAAATGCAGCCACATTTTTTCTTCAATACGCTGAATGGCATTTATGGGTTATCTATACAGCAATCAGAAAAAACACCTGCGTATATTCTGAAACTGGCAAACATGATGCGGTATGTATTATACGAAAGTAATGCAGACAAAGTATCGCTTGCCAAAGAACTGGACCATATCAGCAACTACTGCCAGATGCAACAGCTCAGGCTTGGTTTGAATAACCAGGTATCACTGCGCATCACCGGTGAGGTAGGCACAAAACAGATTGCACCATTTATCTTAATACCATTTATCGAGAATAGTTTCAAACATGGTATCTCTTCCAGCAGGGACACACAAATGCTGATACAAATAATCACAACCACAGATACACTTCATTTTTCTGCAACAAATACAATTGTAAAAACCGCTTCGAATGACGGTGTTGGTATCAAAAATGTAAAACGCAGACTGGATTTAATTTATCCCGATCAATACACGTTGACCATCAGCCAGCAAACGCATCAATTCATCGTTCAACTCAGTGTAAATTTATGAGACCTTTAGATGCTATTACTATCGAC
This Chitinophaga sancti DNA region includes the following protein-coding sequences:
- the ilvC gene encoding ketol-acid reductoisomerase produces the protein MANYFNSLPLREQLNQLGVCEFMDIAEFADGVAALKGKKVVIVGAGAQGLNQGLNLRDSGLDISYALRQEAIDNKRDSWKNATDNNFKVGTFEELIPGADVVVNLTPDKQHTAVVTKIMPLMKKNSTLLYSHGFNIVEEGMQIRKDITVIMVAPKCPGSEVRAEYLRGFGVPTLIAVHPENDPEGKGLEQAKAYCVGTGGHRAGVLRSSFVAEVKSDLMGEQTILCGLLQTGSILSFDKMLEKGIDPGYASKLVQYGVEVVTEALKHGGVSGMMDRLSNPAKIAAFKISEELKTIMRPLFQKHQDDIMSGEFSSTMMKDWANGDANLLKWRAETGETAFEKTPAGDMKIGEQEYFDNYTLMVAFIRAGVELAFETMVEAGIKAESAYYESLHETPLIANTIARKKLFEMNRVISDTAEYGCYLFDQACKPLLAGFMKTVDTDLVGKNFNEGKTGSVDNAELVHVNAILRDHPVEVVGRKLRKAMTAMKSIKTA
- a CDS encoding ribonucleoside-diphosphate reductase subunit alpha, coding for MMTLFETASPETAVTNEQDSNRLWWKNEESEQILNRGYLLKGETVEGAIERICSAAAQRLYKPELKDVFKEMIERGWMSLSSPIWANMGTERGLPISCFNVHIPDNIEGITHKLGEVIMQTKLGGGTSAYFGSLRERGSAVTDNGKSSGAVSFMRLFDTAMDTISQGGVRRGAFAAYMDIDHGDIEEFLSIKDIGHPIQNLFNGVCVPDYWMKDMIDGDMEKRQIWAKVLESRQQKGLPYIFFTDNVNRNKPQVYKDQNLTIHASNLCSEIMLPSTEDESFICCLSSMNLELYDEWKDTNAVKLAVFFLDAVLQEFIVKTEGNHFLEPANRFAKRHRALGLGVLGWHSYLQKNMIPFEGLRAKQLTSSIFKDIQTKAEKASKELAWIYGEPELLKGYGKRNTTLLAIAPTTSSSAILGQTSPGIEPFSSNYFKAGLSKGNFMRKNKYLKALLAERGIDNEETWRSIMMNHGSVQHLEQLTAEEKEVFKTFKEISQLEIIQQASIRQQYVDQSQSLNLNIPSNLPVKEVNRLLIQAWELGVKTLYYQRSQSVSKELVTNLVTCKSCEG
- a CDS encoding sensor histidine kinase; the encoded protein is MKNTFHAILIVVIILLTIFVPYPPKHFLTITARELYYSVMLDNVMAAGGYFLNFYVFIPFLYYGKRAFYFLVLIAYAVCVIYVPAILNYLFSGVRFLDQLHFPVPQLVLLAAAFMLSYIARKRYEWKQLSEEKTAFELSALKQQMQPHFFFNTLNGIYGLSIQQSEKTPAYILKLANMMRYVLYESNADKVSLAKELDHISNYCQMQQLRLGLNNQVSLRITGEVGTKQIAPFILIPFIENSFKHGISSSRDTQMLIQIITTTDTLHFSATNTIVKTASNDGVGIKNVKRRLDLIYPDQYTLTISQQTHQFIVQLSVNL
- a CDS encoding LysR family transcriptional regulator, producing the protein MEHRQLKYFLKAQELLSFTEAAQQLHISQSTLSQQIKQLEMELNTPLFNRIGRQITLTEAGTLFTDYAKQAVKKAEDGLQMIRDLNNLQVGTVTVGVAYSLKNFFTKALIQFAATFPQINLKVVYDSSLGLFDRLDQFELDFSLAFHEGIDVPHFAYQELFSSPMVVVANKQSKIAKKKILSLQEICQLPLVIATRGYSSSHIISKTFTRYGLDPKFSIEVNDIPTVLDLVKTGKWYSIVVQTSVIDEDLVTIPIDEKTLVRNTNIISLKEAYETRAIKEFKKILIGLKHED
- a CDS encoding MFS transporter, whose amino-acid sequence is MEQLIENSKPSYTVLLLSGLSQILLWGGSYFLLSVLSGPIMQETGWSYQQVYGCLSLSLLISGLLLPAIGKMIQQYDQNFILHYTGIIMGIGLIIIGYAQSYLLFVLGWIVIGVGMGMGLYDALFASLGKLYGSKAKKVIVWVTLIASLAPSISWPFTSFLLHELGWRHTCFTLAGILMLGIYPIHKYIFRPTIIKETITQRHSVSFRSRIFYLLLANFTIGAIITTGVVIHLIDILSAKKIEMSAILMIVAFLGPSQSAARTLELMIANRSAVEMAFISTFAMLLGIGLLFFHPSLATIGIIIFGVGNGMRSVLRGTLPLAIFGPEHYPLVIGRLARMPLIAQAAAPFIGGFMIQQFGTTIYLCSLCALLLINLVLIWNIRSYELQLQKS
- a CDS encoding serine hydrolase, producing the protein MKKAIFSLGVAMILTIPTYAQPFTQLFRQAIESGMFSGQAVILKDGAVFYGKQNGFSENSTKRPLTANTLYNTNYLTKQFTEEIIRQLISEGKLDELASVDHFVNIFPPETGKAITVAQLLTMRSGLGDYEHSPDYAKIRKTDFKLNDLLQIISWQPLLFNPGTGEAYSNSAYVVLGAVIEKITGQSYGDAVRTRIGAPLGMTSIAYTRAEKLAATNRAYGQIVHPDGTKTNVDDIENGHPDEGVYATLDDMLKFVEAKRKQLLPSHYSYPLTMHMTGRLPTWTSAIGYTEDGYSYVILCNMGESADRLAPRVISVMKDGTYQPFTPPTQLTLYKWITGNGMPYVEQNVRSLCEQEGRKFDADFLNANGDIFMQSKQTGFGIALFKLNVKLFPTSAIAYEYLGNAYTQIGDKVNAEINYKKVMELDPKNGRVKDILSVK
- a CDS encoding GNAT family N-acetyltransferase — translated: MNYNFRKASLEEQSAIWDILAQAIQRRKEDGSRQWQDGYPNPAVVKEDIEKGHGYVLTEGDEILGYVAILVNDEPAYAAIEGKWLTDGDFVVYHRVAISEKHLGKGLSKIMLKYIDEWALQQGITSVRADTNFDNPKMMGAFEKSGYVYCGEVFFRGSARKAYEKVLTNPHA
- a CDS encoding FadR/GntR family transcriptional regulator, which produces MTKIHRKTLAEEVADRINDLIVNGTYQVGEKLPNETDMMASFGVGRSTIREAIKLLANIGILDVRHGVGSFVNEMVSSREPIDVRLSKADTKHIDEVRAWLEIKMAEKAAMNRTEADIRNMAEVLQRRDHFGKTGQIEQSIDEDLAFHSCMAHATCNPVLEDLYKATAKHVKRYLLDTMRDTSIMTLTQDLHVELLDAITRQDCEQAIACIKEILEY
- a CDS encoding ATP-binding cassette domain-containing protein yields the protein MMSESVVKVLNLNVRFKDKIVLDNLNWNIVRGQNWVLNGISGSGKTTLAQLIETPKGIDGNIEYNFDKNSPLPQQVLYVSNWYHFKNLEGDANFYYQQRYNRKQARETLTVLGDFKVFGKEKNLDLADADTIIDALGYRGLLDSQLIELSSGEHKKLQLIKALWLKPQLLILDQPYAGLDVASRKNLNTLLEEFAQVGSQYILITNDSGVPNNVHQYAQIIDGKLVSSSTNEHSSEILHELEPLPEFLTEKPVYHAAQVVKMVDMNIHYGEKQVLNNINWEVNAGEKWLLQGHNGSGKSTLLSLVCADHPQSYVDGLYLFGKQRGSGESIWDIKEKIGLISPELHWYFDPGATVFTSIASGFYDSIGLFKQLPYSQTVKVRELIAFLNLKDVQHELLNTLPLGKQRLALLARAIIKNPELLILDEPCQGLDNDQTQYFNKFVDRLCANGTTLIYVGHYESALPSCLEKRILLDNGHVVKIETIQ